From Flavipsychrobacter sp., a single genomic window includes:
- a CDS encoding rhomboid family intramembrane serine protease, giving the protein MSINIIIILITVGISISAFNNIGLFNKLILWPNRMDTPREYYRLLSSGFIHADYMHLAFNMFTLFFFGDAIESIFRFHGLATFMFPILYLTGIIAAALPSFVKHRANYGYRALGASGGVSAILFSFVYFAPWEKIYLFGVIGIPSILAAVAYLIYSAYMSKKGMDNVGHDAHFYGAIYGFLFTLLFEPSHGKVFIEQIMNPYF; this is encoded by the coding sequence ATGAGTATCAATATTATTATCATACTAATAACTGTAGGCATATCTATAAGTGCTTTCAACAACATAGGGCTATTCAATAAACTTATATTATGGCCTAATAGAATGGATACACCAAGAGAATATTATAGGCTTTTATCAAGTGGATTCATTCATGCAGATTATATGCACCTAGCTTTTAACATGTTTACGCTTTTCTTTTTTGGAGATGCGATAGAATCCATTTTTCGTTTTCATGGACTAGCTACATTTATGTTCCCAATATTATACCTAACTGGTATTATTGCTGCGGCATTACCATCCTTTGTAAAGCATAGAGCCAACTACGGATATAGAGCATTAGGAGCATCGGGAGGCGTCTCTGCTATATTATTCTCATTTGTATACTTCGCTCCTTGGGAAAAGATATATCTATTTGGTGTAATAGGCATACCTAGTATACTAGCAGCTGTGGCTTACCTTATATATTCAGCCTATATGTCTAAAAAAGGCATGGATAATGTAGGACACGATGCCCATTTCTATGGTGCTATTTATGGTTTTTTATTTACGCTTCTTTTTGAGCCTTCTCACGGAAAGGTATTCATAGAGCAAATTATGAATCCGTATTTCTAG
- the tilS gene encoding tRNA lysidine(34) synthetase TilS → MSLQTAFSNSWNQDFAAKTPVLLAVSGGSDSMVMCHLFHTAKIPFAIAHCNFQLRGADADADEKLVEQEANRYNVPFFVTRFDTQGKADELKKGIQETARILRYEWLEKVRSDNGYVAIATAHHANDNAETLLMNLFKGTGILGLHAIPKINGRIIRPLLFATKEEVKGYIREHNIEYRDDASNASDKYLRNAVRHNVIPEIEKLFPQLVTTLNRNVERFSEAEQIYYKAIESELKKLIDRRGNDVYISIRKLRLRKPLNTICYELFKEFGFQHTQIAQLISLMDSDSGSYVLSQTHRVLKDREHLIITSLSPDSSDLFLVQDYSQNVVIANGVFSFSEMEKPQVIPNDLSVALVDISAIEGSLKVRRWKKGDYFYPFGMKMKKKKLSDFFIDNKLSVHQKEQIWVIENDKKIVWVAGMRLDERFKLKKTTEKVLRILYKATRNTDS, encoded by the coding sequence ATGAGTTTACAGACAGCTTTTTCAAACAGTTGGAATCAGGATTTTGCAGCAAAAACTCCTGTTTTGCTAGCTGTGAGTGGTGGCTCAGACTCTATGGTTATGTGTCATTTGTTTCATACAGCTAAGATTCCTTTTGCCATAGCGCATTGTAATTTTCAGTTGCGTGGGGCCGATGCAGATGCTGATGAAAAGCTGGTGGAGCAAGAAGCTAATAGGTATAATGTACCATTCTTTGTCACAAGGTTTGATACGCAGGGAAAAGCTGATGAGCTCAAAAAAGGGATACAGGAAACAGCTAGAATATTAAGATATGAATGGTTGGAAAAGGTAAGGAGTGATAATGGCTACGTGGCTATAGCTACTGCTCATCATGCAAATGACAATGCAGAAACGCTTCTAATGAATCTTTTTAAAGGTACAGGCATTTTGGGCTTGCATGCTATCCCTAAAATTAATGGTCGCATTATCAGACCATTATTGTTTGCTACGAAAGAAGAAGTAAAAGGTTATATAAGAGAACATAATATTGAGTACAGGGATGATGCCTCTAATGCATCAGATAAGTATTTACGAAATGCAGTAAGGCATAACGTAATACCTGAAATTGAAAAACTATTTCCACAGTTAGTTACAACCCTCAATCGTAATGTTGAGCGGTTTTCAGAAGCTGAACAGATATATTATAAAGCTATTGAGAGTGAACTCAAAAAGCTGATTGATAGAAGAGGAAACGATGTTTATATCTCAATACGAAAGCTGCGTTTAAGAAAGCCTTTAAATACTATTTGTTATGAACTGTTTAAAGAGTTTGGTTTTCAGCATACACAAATAGCACAGCTCATTAGCCTTATGGATAGTGACAGTGGGAGTTATGTTCTGTCCCAAACGCACAGGGTTTTAAAAGATAGAGAGCATTTAATAATAACAAGTCTTTCTCCTGATTCATCTGACTTATTCCTTGTTCAAGACTATAGTCAAAACGTTGTAATTGCTAATGGTGTTTTTAGCTTTTCTGAAATGGAAAAGCCTCAGGTAATCCCTAATGACCTATCTGTTGCGTTGGTAGACATTAGTGCTATTGAAGGCTCTCTTAAAGTAAGAAGATGGAAAAAGGGGGATTATTTCTACCCGTTTGGCATGAAGATGAAGAAGAAAAAACTAAGTGATTTTTTTATAGACAACAAGTTGTCAGTTCATCAAAAAGAGCAAATTTGGGTAATTGAAAATGATAAGAAGATAGTTTGGGTGGCAGGCATGCGTTTAGATGAACGATTCAAATTGAAAAAAACTACAGAAAAGGTGCTACGAATACTATATAAGGCTACTAGAAATACGGATTCATAA
- a CDS encoding 23S rRNA (pseudouridine(1915)-N(3))-methyltransferase RlmH, with protein sequence MNIELWSIGKANDSHINEGVNIYLQKLKQYCPTELVIIPPSKKAAKADAYQTKLLEEELILKRLQPHHYLILLDERGKLYNSIEWSTQFQQLMNMGTKTVVILIGGAFGVSDNIKEQAKQTWSLSKLVFPHQLVRLMLAEQVYRAFSILHNSPYHHI encoded by the coding sequence ATGAATATTGAGCTCTGGTCGATAGGAAAGGCTAATGACAGTCATATAAATGAGGGTGTAAATATATACCTACAAAAACTAAAACAGTACTGCCCTACAGAATTAGTAATCATCCCCCCTTCTAAAAAAGCAGCTAAAGCGGATGCTTATCAAACAAAACTTTTGGAGGAAGAACTTATACTGAAGCGTTTACAACCTCATCACTATCTTATTTTACTGGATGAAAGGGGTAAACTTTATAATTCTATAGAGTGGTCCACTCAATTCCAACAACTGATGAATATGGGCACTAAAACAGTCGTAATACTTATTGGTGGGGCTTTTGGAGTGTCTGACAATATAAAAGAACAAGCAAAACAGACATGGTCTCTTTCCAAACTTGTTTTTCCGCACCAGCTGGTACGGCTTATGCTTGCTGAGCAAGTATATAGAGCTTTCAGTATATTGCACAACAGCCCTTACCATCATATCTAA